From a region of the Saccharomyces paradoxus chromosome IV, complete sequence genome:
- the GUD1 gene encoding guanine deaminase (Guanine deaminase~similar to YDL238C) codes for MTKSDLLFDKGNDKHAEFLVFFGTFVDTPKLGELRIRERTSVGVLGGIIRFINRNSFDPIKDCLAYDSSLSPEDVTVIDTIGEDKTQHSTFYFPGFIDTHNHVSQYPNVGVFGNSTLLDWLEKYTFPIEAALANENIAKEVYNKVISKTLSHGTTTVAYYNTIDLKSTKLLAQLSSLSGQRVLVGKVCMDANGPDYYIEDTKTSFESTVKVVKYIRETLCDSLINPIVTPRFAPSCSRELMQQLSKLVKDEDIHVQTHLSENKEEIQWVQDLFPECANYTDVYDKYGLLTEKTVLAHCIHLTDAEARVIKQRRCGISHCPISNSSLTSGECRVRWLLDQGIKVGLGTDVSAGHSCSILATGRQAFAVSRHLAMKKTDHVKLSVSECLFLATMGGAQVLHMDDTLGTFEVGKQFDAQVIDTDAPDSNVDMFHWQLQGEDEMQEQMQDIYTNPPLLTKEDIIAKWFFNGDDRNTTKVWVAGHQVYQV; via the coding sequence ATGACGAAAAGtgatttattatttgataaagGCAATGACAAACATGCTGAATttctagttttttttggtacTTTTGTAGATACCCCTAAATTGGGAGAGCTGAGAATCAGAGAGAGAACGTCTGTTGGAGTTCTCGGTGGAATCATCAGATTTATCAACAGAAATTCATTTGATCCTATCAAGGATTGTTTAGCCTACGATAGTAGTTTATCGCCAGAGGATGTTACTGTGATTGACACAATTGGGGAAGATAAGACTCAACATAGCACCTTTTATTTCCCAGGCTTTATAGATACGCACAACCATGTCTCGCAATACCCCAATGTGGGTGTATTTGGAAATTCTACCCTGCTGGATTGGCTAGAGAAATATACATTCCCTATAGAAGCCGCATTAGCAAACGAAAACATTGCAAAAGAAGTTTACAATAAAGTAATAAGCAAGACGCTTTCTCATGGTACAACAACTGTGGCTTATTATAATACCATTGATCTCAAATCCACTAAGCTCTTGGCTCAGCTAAGCTCCTTATCGGGGCAGCGTGTTCTTGTTGGGAAGGTATGCATGGATGCCAATGGACCCGACTATTATATTGAAGATACTAAAACTTCTTTTGAAAGCACGGTAAAAGTTGTTAAATACATACGGGAAACCCTTTGTGACTCTCTCATAAACCCTATAGTGACACCAAGGTTTGCTCCCTCTTGTTCCAGAGAATTGATGCAACAATTGTCCAAGCTAGTGAAGGATGAGGACATACACGTGCAAACGCACTTGTCGGAAAATAAGGAGGAGATACAATGGGTTCAAGATTTGTTTCCTGAATGTGCAAACTATACTGATGTATACGACAAATACGGACTGCTCACAGAGAAAACAGTACTAGCACACTGTATTCATCTGACAGATGCCGAAGCGCGTGTGATTAAACAACGACGCTGTGGTATATCTCATTGTCCCATTTCTAACTCCTCTTTGACCTCAGGAGAGTGTAGGGTTCGATGGTTGCTGGACCAAGGGATAAAGGTTGGTCTAGGTACCGACGTTTCAGCTGGTCATTCTTGTAGCATACTGGCCACAGGAAGACAGGCTTTTGCAGTTTCAAGGCACTTGGCAATGAAAAAGACTGACCATGTGAAACTGTCAGTCTCTGAATGCCTATTTCTTGCTACAATGGGCGGAGCACAAGTCTTGCATATGGATGATACCTTGGGGACTTTTGAAGTGGGTAAGCAGTTTGACGCCCAAGTGATCGATACCGATGCTCCCGACTCAAACGTGGACATGTTTCATTGGCAGTTACAGGGGGAGGACGAAATGCAAGAGCAAATGCAAGATATTTATACAAACCCTCCGCTGCTTACCAAAGAAGACATAATCGCAAAATGGTTCTTTAACGGTGATGATCGTAACACCACTAAAGTTTGGGTAGCCGGTCACCAAGTTTACCAGGTTTAA
- the AIM6 gene encoding Aim6p (similar to YDL237W) → MLGLKGCLTILTGYAIAVCALFSSRGRNPSLTDWEKLKDQKILNIDSFGLTGHHLLEFFQDNLAFLGFSEGSYHHKHVSLYYDVFKEYILRRASSKKCLPVESAIAKLNKDVNPMPVHSHNDYWRKLPLFEGLAYGARSTEADVWNIDEKILAVGHNEAYLDPVELTLDKLYTDPLLEILDEVNCQDSDSDRKNGVFFNSPETSLFFYIDFKSDDNELTYKLLMQQYLKSLIDSGYLTYYDMKKNEIVWRPVTIVLTGNYPTSLEILDNGNDDGYFESYQRFAFLDAPLLSLEPKYSKLSVVTTVSFNQLMKHCGSDSWKVSLRGHMDSNEVTCAKSLIDDAHALKLKTRIWGAPTWPSNLVKTISHQIVHDLGSDLLNLDDLYMASSLI, encoded by the coding sequence ATGCTAGGACTGAAAGGCTGTCTAACTATTCTTACTGGATACGCTATTGCTGTCTGTGCTCTGTTTTCAAGTAGAGGAAGAAATCCTTCATTAACTGATTGGGAGAAGTTAAAggatcaaaaaatattgaatattGACAGCTTTGGGTTGACTGGTCACCAtcttttggaatttttccAGGATAACTTAGCATTTCTTGGTTTCTCAGAGGGGAGCTATCATCACAAGCACGTTTCTTTATATTATgatgttttcaaagaatatatCTTACGTCGTGCCAGCTCAAAGAAGTGCTTGCCTGTAGAGTCTGCTATTGCAAAGTTGAACAAGGATGTTAATCCGATGCCAGTTCATTCTCATAATGACTACTGGAGGAAATTGCCGCTCTTTGAAGGCCTGGCTTATGGAGCCAGAAGTACTGAAGCCGACGTGTGGAATATAGATGAAAAGATCCTAGCCGTAGGCCATAATGAAGCGTATTTGGACCCAGTTGAATTGACACTGGATAAGCTATACACAGACCCACTCTTGGAGATTTTAGATGAGGTGAATTGTCAAGATTCAGACTCCGATCGCAAAAATGGTGTATTCTTCAATTCGCCAGAAACTTCACTGttcttttatattgatTTCAAATCGGACGATAACGAACTAACTTATAAATTGCTGATGCAACAGTATCTTAAATCTCTGATTGATTCCGGATATTTGACGTATTATGatatgaaaaagaatgaaattgTTTGGAGACCTGTTACTATAGTATTAACAGGCAACTACCCAACATCATTAGAAATCTTAGATAATGGAAATGATGACGGTTATTTTGAGTCATATCAAAGATTTGCATTTTTGGATGCGCCGTTGTTAAGTTTGGAGCCCAAATACTCAAAGCTTTCTGTAGTTACGACAGTTTCGTTCAATCAGTTAATGAAACATTGTGGTTCTGATTCTTGGAAAGTATCGCTAAGAGGTCACATGGATTCGAATGAGGTTACTTGTGCTAAAAGCCTAATTGATGATGCTCATGCGCTGAAACTCAAAACAAGAATTTGGGGAGCTCCAACCTGGCCATCTAACCTGGTGAAAACTATTTCTCACCAAATTGTCCATGACCTGGGTTCCGATTTACTTAACCTCGACGATTTATACATGGCATCGTCATTGATATAA
- the LRG1 gene encoding GTPase-activating protein LRG1 (GTPase-activating protein (GAP)~similar to YDL240W), whose amino-acid sequence MIQNSAGYRSVNTASSMTVQVKNQKKICARCNKPVVQDSQRTKTTLKALGKYYHESCFTCQDCQKPLKPKYFPYQIDRTSEPILLCQYDYFKRHNLLCHVCDTPLRGLYYTAFGYRYDEEHFSCTICATPCGVKKCFMYENQLYCKYHFLKYFSKRCKGCGFPISDQYIEFPKGEEIHCWHPECYGIHKYWHVNLAAETVGLQYLPKLEYNPNAGDKDINPTAYELEKQMQAFNFILSKTWSVLYRFEEEAASCISDMFQYLTSNDQLKGIESTGLLVLKIDCLFRGLDTFNFSTNKNMSVNSELECTENNVIAVNKYSKFPKNLSTKIMIYLQLLRKLGTENKNETITISSFMSVITGLAHFLKLLTRFGLYTALENNKVTRSVNPLLRFLREVEKNELFENNPFQYIKTPVNATDSCAGCNKYIQEECIQFYEHRWHIACFTCCSCHKNINPRSLTDPTFNKEKKRILCSHCSIDDPASVPGFKFVTKLAQLIFLLKIALVKSRTVMLKSRASNKVGRNSLQSTMLKEQTYIRTLNDIKRLRSRRESVRVTHNKQQARKSVILETAETDLNDPRKQGDSKNLVIQTDDLSSSQQVSTRENVFSNTKTLTLDDISRIVAAEQARELRPNAFAHFKKLKETDDETSNIVPKKSGVYYSELNAIELSTIRAISLSLLAGKQLISKTDPDYNNLVSMVFSNEKQVTGSFWNRMKIMMSMEPKKTITKTVFGTPLDVLCEKWGVDSDLGVGPVKIRIPIIIDELISSLRQMDMSVEGIFRKNGNIRRLRELTATIDSNPTEAPDFSKENAIQLSALLKKFIRELPQPILSTDLYELWIKAAKIDSEDEKQRVILLIYSLLPTYSRNLLEALLSFLHWTSSFSYIENEMGSKMDIHNLSTVITPNILYLRHKEISNDNVPDEPESGLVDSFAQNKGENYFLAIEIVDYLITHNEEMAMVPKFLMNLLKDVQLQKLNDYESINHFISTIMQDKTIDYSECDIKTPVTVKDSTTTVIQGEVNK is encoded by the coding sequence ATGATTCAAAATTCTGCTGGTTATCGATCGGTGAATACTGCATCTTCGATGACCGTGCAGGTGAAGaatcagaagaaaatatgcGCCCGTTGTAACAAACCAGTTGTACAAGATAGCCAACGAACGAAGACAACTTTAAAGGCCCTCGGTAAATACTATCATGAAAGTTGTTTTACCTGCCAAGACTGTCAAAAACCTTTGAAGCCTAAGTACTTCCCATATCAAATAGACAGGACAAGTGAGCCTATATTGTTATGCCAATACGATTATTTTAAAAGACATAACTTGTTATGTCATGTATGTGATACTCCACTACGTGGGCTATATTATACCGCATTCGGTTACAGATACGATGAAGagcatttttcttgtacaATATGTGCTACTCCTTGTGGTGTGAAGAAATGCTTCATGTACGAAAATCAATTATATTGTAAGTACCATTTTCTCAAGTATTTCTCCAAACGTTGTAAAGGGTGCGGATTCCCAATATCAGACCAATATATCGAGTTTCCCAAAGGCGAAGAAATACATTGTTGGCACCCAGAATGTTATGGGATTCATAAATATTGGCATGTAAATTTAGCAGCGGAAACTGTTGGTTTGCAGTACCTTCCCAAGTTAGAATATAACCCAAATGCCGGAGACAAAGATATAAACCCAACCGCCTACGAGTTAGAAAAACAAATGCAGGCGTTTAACTTTATTCTATCTAAAACGTGGTCGGTTTTATATCGATTCGAGGAAGAAGCAGCTTCCTGCATCTCTGATATGTTTCAGTACTTGACAAGCAATGATCAGTTAAAGGGCATAGAGTCTACGGGCCTATTGGTACTGAAAATTGACTGCCTTTTCAGGGGGCTGGACACTTTCAACTTCTCGACGAACAAAAACATGTCCGTTAATAGTGAATTAGAATGCACTGAAAATAACGTCATAGCTGTCAACAAATACAGCAagtttccaaaaaatctttcgacaaaaataatgatatattTACAACTGTTGAGAAAGCTAGGgacagaaaacaaaaacgaAACTATTacaatttcatctttcaTGTCTGTTATCACCGGATTAGCCCATTTTCTAAAACTATTAACTAGGTTTGGATTATACACGGCTCtagaaaacaacaaagtGACTCGTTCCGTTAATCCGCTGCTACGATTTTTAAGAGAAGTAGAAAAGAATGagctttttgaaaataaccCGTTTCAATATATCAAGACTCCTGTTAACGCCACAGATAGTTGCGCTGGATGCAATAAATACATACAGGAGGAATGCATTCAATTTTATGAGCACAGATGGCATATTGCCTGTTTTACTTGTTGTTCATGTCATAAGAATATCAATCCGAGGAGTTTGACAGATCCGACCtttaataaagaaaaaaaaagaattctATGTTCTCACTGTTCAATTGATGATCCAGCTTCTGTGCCCGGTTTCAAATTTGTCACTAAGCTGGCACAactaatttttcttttgaaaattgcgCTAGTTAAATCAAGAACGGTCATGTTGAAATCGAGAGCATCTAATAAAGTTGGCAGGAACTCTTTACAGAGTACTATGCTGAAGGAACAGACTTACATTAGAACACTAAATGACATTAAAAGATTGAGatcaagaagagaaagtgTTCGAGTTACTCATAACAAACAACAAGCTAGAAAATCAGTGATATTGGAAACTGCTGAGACGGATTTGAATGATCCAAGGAAGCAAGGAGATAGCAAAAATCTTGTAATTCAGACAGATGACCTATCATCCAGTCAGCAAGTGAGCACACGCGAAAACGTTTTCAGCAATACTAAGACATTGACGCTAGATGACATTTCACGCATTGTCGCCGCTGAACAAGCAAGAGAGCTAAGACCTAACGCTTTTGCACACTTCAAAAAGCTGAAAGAAACGGATGACGAAACTTCGAATATTGTTCCCAAGAAAAGCGGGGTTTATTACTCAGAATTAAATGCTATAGAACTCTCGACAATAAGGGCTATCAGTTTATCACTGCTAGCTGGTAAACAACTGATATCGAAGACTGATCCCGATTATAATAACTTGGTTTCTATGGTCTTTTCGAATGAAAAACAAGTCACAGGCAGCTTTTGGAACAGAATGAAAATTATGATGAGCATGGAGCCTAAAAAGACCATCACTAAGACAGTTTTTGGGACTCCTTTAGATGTATTGTGCGAGAAATGGGGTGTTGATTCTGATTTAGGCGTTGGGCCTGTAAAAATCAGAATTCCCATAATTATTGACGAGCTAATATCATCTTTGAGGCAGATGGATATGTCAGTGGAAGGCATTTTCAGGAAAAATGGAAACATCAGAAGACTGAGAGAATTAACTGCTACCATTGATAGTAATCCGACAGAAGCGCCTGACttctcaaaagaaaatgcaaTTCAATTGTCCGCtcttctgaaaaaattcattagaGAACTTCCCCAACCGATTTTATCAACAGACTTATATGAATTATGGATTAAAGCTGCGAAAATCGATTCAGAGGATGAGAAACAGCGTGTTATATTGttaatatattctttattacCCACTTACAGCCGCAATTTACTGGAGGCACTTTTGTCATTTCTGCATTGGACATCTTCCTTCTCTTACATTGAGAATGAAATGGGATCAAAAATGGACATTCACAATCTATCCACAGTCATAACACCTAATATCTTGTATTTACGCCATAAAGAAATCTCCAATGATAACGTCCCGGACGAACCGGAATCAGGTTTGGTTGACTCATTCGCTCAAAACAAAGGAGAAAATTACTTTTTGGCTATTGAGATTGTTGATTACCTGATCACTCacaatgaagaaatggcAATGGTTCCAAAATTCTTAATGAATCTTTTAAAAGATGTGCAGttacaaaaattaaatgacTACGAATCAATAAACCATTTTATTTCCACCATTATGCAAGATAAAACAATCGATTATTCCGAATGTGATATAAAAACTCCTGTCACGGTTAAAGATTCGACTACCACGGTCATACAAGGTGAAGTAAACAAATAA
- a CDS encoding uncharacterized protein (similar to YDL241W), which produces MNVTGENPLLFKCGTKGYINQTYTPKELYDCGVTQGKEIIKEKNPNFLVFYHTFLTQQPDPSPQTFTCGTMGYTNSSYDSYDFYSCGYMQGKGTETNAGIHNPRPSYSLIKFIILFMLVIYTIA; this is translated from the coding sequence atgaatgtAACTGGTGAGAATCCTCTATTATTCAAGTGCGGTACGAAGGGCTACATCAACCAAACTTATACGCCAAAAGAACTTTATGACTGCGGGGTGACTCAAGGAAAGGaaattattaaagaaaagaaccCAAATTTCTTAGTTTTTTATCATACTTTTCTTACCCAACAGCCTGATCCAAGTCCACAAACGTTTACTTGCGGTACGATGGGCTATACCAATTCAAGCTATGACTCATATGACTTTTATTCTTGTGGTTATATGCAAGGAAAAGGGACAGAAACCAATGCGGGAATACATAATCCAAGACCTTCTTATTCCCTTATCAAATTTATCATACTGTTCATGCTTGTGATCTACACAATTGCATAA
- the PHO13 gene encoding 4-nitrophenylphosphatase (Alkaline phosphatase specific for p-nitrophenyl phosphate~similar to YDL236W), protein MTAQQGAPIKITNKEIAQEFLDRYDTFLFDCDGVLWLGSHALPYTLEILNLLKQLGKQLIFVTNNSTKSRLAYTKKFASFGIDVKEEQIFTSGYASAVYVRDFLKLKPGKDKVWVFGESGIGEELKLMGYESLGGTDSRLDTRFDAAESPFLVDGLDKDVSCVIAGLDTKVNYHRLAVTLQYLQKDSVHFVGTNVDSTFPQKGYTFPGAGSMIESLAFSSNRRPSYCGKPNQNMLNSIISAFNLDRSKCCMVGDRLNTDMKFGVEGGLGGTLLVLSGIETEERALKISRDYPRPKFYIDKLGDIYTMTKQ, encoded by the coding sequence ATGACTGCTCAACAAGGCGCACCAATAAAGATAACCAATAAAGAGATTGCTCAAGAATTTCTGGACAGATATGACACATTTTTGTTCGATTGTGATGGTGTTTTATGGTTGGGCTCCCACGCATTACCATACACCCTAGAAATTCTTAACCTTTTGAAACAGTTGGGTAAACAACTGATCTTTGTTACCAACAACTCTACAAAGTCTCGTTTAGCATACACCAAAAAGTTTGCTTCCTTTGGTATTGATgtgaaagaagaacaaattttcaCTTCTGGCTATGCATCAGCTGTTTATGTACGtgattttttaaaattaaaaCCTGGTAAGGATAAAGTATGGGTATTTGGAGAAAGCGGTATTGGTGAAGAATTGAAGCTAATGGGTTACGAGTCTCTTGGAGGCACTGATTCCAGATTAGATACGCGATTTGATGCAGCTGAATCACCATTTTTAGTAGACGGTCTTGATAAGGATGTTAGCTGTGTTATTGCTGGGTTAGATACGAAGGTAAACTACCACCGTTTGGCTGTTACACTACAATATTTACAAAAGGATTCTGTTCACTTTGTTGGTACAAATGTCGATTCTACCTTCCCGCAAAAGGGATATACATTTCCTGGTGCAGGTTCTATGATTGAATCGTTGGCATTCTCATCTAACAGGAGACCATCATACTGTGGTAAGCCAAATCAAAATATGCTAAATAGCATTATATCAGCATTCAACCTGGATAGGTCAAAGTGCTGTATGGTTGGTGATAGGCTAAATACTGATATGAAATTTGGTGTTGAAGGTGGGTTAGGTGGCACGCTGCTGGTTTTAAGTGGTATTGAAACAGAGGAGAGAGCCTTGAAGATTTCACGTGATTATCCAAGACCTAAATTT
- the ADY3 gene encoding Ady3p (Protein required for spore wall formation~similar to YDL239C), whose product MNHWLAFLNKPESLKEQNSDCDQQEEMRNVTGGTLTKSPENRPFRGRRSQSWIDSEAPAPKSTEKTNIQGNVSSDIISKLSNRRSRRNRSESWAGSESSSPSGNISTLKNPTEGNALKSPNKFLQRGGLPTVGIGSQALSPAGKPSTLGNVSPGKFTTYKVQNNTEVNKFSSTPSKLPINSHKPETVTNDVHYVVSSRNLEENIDVAHVENVFCSSKTSDEEQSEYMKLREIRLSSSSYGGSISKENDLPNILEELLSNNKEIKALRKRLDEKDDRIQEPVELKDLNDAKLRKIEHLQKVLHDERKAASKRLHIVQDQFRKEITKIREEEVSKFQNKNASKEERSNVVSGVTRCKAFSQRNILVSELYRKQRQILSLQQENDNFLKDIKESKDSIVKIQSEVEILKSNLQLSQDENKKLKDNGSFYEKRLNDVYSYMQNLSLFEKDFGKFILEEMKHGHAPSMFQSRFTKFYPDFQDIKNFENTEQYKQLKGKIQLLEKNERIRLEKIISVFKLISERLHFMQQQHGQKIQYLQKEALTKEQQFRLEKRRWHDILNLKEENSQKLKSELSEKLILSEKIQKNAEDKLNDYMNEHKEIVEKLQNQSLVIGKLNAQIHESDNTHRKITDELAGKQSEILKLKETIRSLKEDVHQEKLNLKKLYGDPFTELNFETVGKSFPHITKEKYNSLSLDILTDLTYVQSQNLIKNLLIVLDIPLKTFLKIVPTIVIQLRCELTLLTKFANDLNLKVFGKQLDFKSRRKVAMNEFLNNHDIAEVKHPLEYDLQALFKYFFS is encoded by the coding sequence ATGAATCATTGGTTagcatttttgaataagCCTGAATCCTTGAAGGAACAAAATTCGGATTGCGACCAGCAGGAGGAGATGAGGAATGTTACGGGTGGCACTCTAACAAAATCTCCAGAAAATAGGCCTTTTCGAGGACGGCGTTCACAAAGCTGGATAGACTCAGAAGCACCGGCACCTAAATCCACTGAAAAGACTAATATACAGGGAAATGTATCTTCTGATATTATATCTAAATTGTCGAATAGGCGTTCTCGAAGGAATCGCTCAGAGAGTTGGGCAGGTTCAGAATCTTCCTCACCGTCTGGAAACATTAGCACATTGAAAAACCCTACTGAAGGAAATGCTCTAAAATCACCAAATAAATTTCTACAAAGGGGCGGTTTACCAACAGTAGGGATAGGCTCACAAGCTCTGTCACCTGCAGGAAAGCCTAGTACACTAGGAAATGTGAGTCCCGGTAAATTTACCACGTATAAGGTACAAAATAATACAGAAGTgaataaattttcttctacaCCTTCGAAACTCCCCATCAATTCCCACAAACCCGAAACAGTGACAAATGATGTGCATTATGTTGTGAGCAGCAGGAATTTGGAGGAAAACATAGACGTTGCGCATGTAGAGAACGTTTTTTGCTCATCTAAAACATCAGATGAAGAGCAGTCCGAATACATGAAATTAAGAGAAATTAGGCTATCCTCGTCCTCATATGGAGGGAGCATTTCAAAGGAAAACGATTTACCAAACATATTGGAGGAACTTCTGTCTAATAATAAAGAGATCAAAGCATTAAGGAAAAGACTTGATGAAAAGGATGACAGGATTCAAGAACCAGTGGAACTTAAAGACTTGAATGATGCTAAACTTCGAAAAATTGAACACTTACAAAAAGTATTACATGATGAAAGGAAAGCTGCATCAAAAAGGCTTCACATCGTTCAAGATCAGTTTCGTAaagaaattacaaaaattagagaggaagaagtttcaaaatttcaaaacaaaaacgCTAGCAAGGAGGAGAGAAGTAACGTGGTAAGTGGTGTAACTAGGTGTAAAGCTTTCTctcaaagaaatattttagtCTCGGAACTATACAGGAAGCAAAGGCAAATCTTAAGCTTGCAGCAAGAGAATGATAACTTCTTAAAAGATATTAAGGAATCGAAAGATTCTATAGTAAAGATACAGTCTGAAGTTGAAATACTGAAAAGCAATTTGCAACTGTCTcaagatgaaaataaaaaattaaaagataATGGTTCATTTTACGAGAAAAGGTTAAATGACGTTTATAGCTATATGCAAAACCTTTCgctttttgaaaaagactTTGGTAAGTTTATActagaagaaatgaaacaTGGCCATGCTCCTTCGATGTTCCAAAGCCGTTTTACCAAGTTTTATCCGGATTTTcaagatattaaaaattttgaaaacacGGAGCAATATAAGCAATTAAAAGGAAAGATACaacttttggaaaagaatgaaCGTATAcgtcttgaaaaaattatttctgTCTTTAAGCTAATTAGTGAAAGATTACATTTTATGCAACAACAGCATGGtcaaaaaatacaatatcttcaaaaagaagCGTTAACAAAAGAACAGCAGTTTCGTTtggagaaaagaagatggcatgatattttgaatCTCAAGGAGGAGAACTCCCAAAAGCTGAAGAGTGAACtaagtgaaaaattaatactaagtgaaaaaattcagaaaaatgCAGAGGATAAATTAAACGATTACATGAATGAACacaaagaaattgttgaGAAGCTTCAGAATCAATCTTTGGTTATTGGAAAACTGAACGCTCAAATTCATGAGTCAGATAACACACATAGGAAAATTACTGACGAGCTAGCTGGAAAACAAAGTGAAATACTCAAACTCAAAGAAACGATTCGGTCACTCAAAGAAGATGTACACCAAGAAAAGCTgaacttgaaaaagttatatGGTGATCCTTTTACCGAACTTAATTTCGAAACCGTAGGAAAATCTTTCCCACATATAACGAAGGAAAAATACAACTCCTTGAGTCTTGATATTCTGACAGACCTCACCTATGTGCAATCGCAAAAtctgataaaaaatttattaattGTGTTGGATATCCCACTAAAAACCTTCTTAAAAATTGTACCAACAATTGTCATTCAACTTAGATGTGAACTTACACTTCTCACAAAATTTGCCAATGATTTGAACCTTAAAGTTTTTGGTAAACAGTTAGATTTCAAAAGTAGAAGAAAGGTCGCGATGAATGAGTTTTTAAACAATCATGATATTGCTGAAGTAAAGCATCCTCTTGAGTATGATTTGCAAGCGTTGTTTaagtatttcttttcatag